The Phycisphaeraceae bacterium genome includes a window with the following:
- a CDS encoding SGNH/GDSL hydrolase family protein — MRARFLTAWLVVLTLVAKPASGAITELIAFGDSLSDVGNISAGTFGFVPGGDYFAGRFSDGPVWVEGLAGRLGVANPVRSASGGRNYAYGGTTSGDGFLTVREFIFTFNFPNAGEQVNRFLGSSPVLDGDELITLWSGGNDLFDISGSLAADGPGRVAAMLANVETNIGRLTAAGARHLVVPNLPALGQTPDFGGGVQVIDTFVASYNSQLAGVLEGLNETGPAEIYPLDVFSMTNAWVDDPGRYGFVNTTDAYLDSPVGDVNGYVFFDGVHPTARAHGYLAQGAWQLVLGGDLDASGGLDAGDLLLILDRLGVADAASVANVDGDLVVDGDDALAWITELFGSVAGDLNLDRSVDLIDLSILAGGFGGTGDYLAGDASFDGVIDLVDLSILAGSFGFGGVVPEPGGFWLLSFGLLRLRKTW, encoded by the coding sequence ATGAGAGCCCGATTTCTGACAGCATGGCTGGTCGTGTTGACGCTGGTTGCGAAGCCTGCTTCCGGTGCGATCACGGAGTTGATTGCGTTTGGTGACTCGTTGTCGGATGTGGGGAACATTTCGGCGGGGACGTTTGGGTTTGTGCCGGGCGGGGATTATTTTGCTGGGCGTTTTTCGGATGGGCCGGTGTGGGTGGAGGGGTTGGCAGGACGGCTTGGGGTGGCGAATCCGGTGCGGAGTGCTTCGGGGGGTCGGAACTATGCTTATGGGGGGACGACGAGCGGTGATGGTTTTCTGACGGTGCGGGAGTTTATTTTTACGTTCAACTTCCCGAATGCGGGGGAGCAGGTCAATCGTTTTCTGGGTTCGTCCCCTGTGCTGGATGGTGATGAGTTGATTACGTTGTGGTCGGGGGGGAATGATCTGTTTGATATTTCGGGGTCGTTGGCGGCGGACGGGCCGGGGCGGGTGGCGGCGATGCTGGCGAACGTCGAGACGAACATCGGGCGTCTGACGGCGGCGGGGGCGCGGCACCTTGTGGTGCCGAATCTGCCGGCGCTGGGGCAGACGCCGGACTTCGGGGGTGGGGTGCAAGTGATCGATACGTTTGTGGCGTCGTATAACAGCCAACTGGCTGGTGTGCTCGAGGGGTTGAATGAGACGGGGCCGGCAGAGATTTATCCGCTGGACGTGTTTTCGATGACGAATGCTTGGGTGGATGATCCTGGGCGTTACGGATTTGTGAATACGACGGATGCGTATCTGGATAGTCCGGTGGGTGATGTGAATGGCTATGTTTTTTTTGATGGTGTGCATCCGACGGCGCGGGCGCATGGGTATCTGGCGCAGGGTGCCTGGCAGCTTGTGCTGGGGGGTGATCTGGATGCCTCGGGCGGGTTGGATGCGGGTGATCTGCTGTTGATTCTGGATCGGTTGGGGGTGGCGGATGCTGCGAGCGTGGCGAATGTTGATGGGGATCTGGTGGTTGATGGTGATGATGCGCTGGCGTGGATCACAGAGCTGTTCGGGTCGGTAGCGGGGGACTTGAATCTGGATCGGTCGGTGGACCTGATTGATCTGTCGATTCTGGCAGGGGGGTTTGGGGGGACCGGGGATTATCTGGCGGGCGATGCGAGTTTTGACGGGGTGATTGATCTGGTGGACCTGTCGATTCTGGCTGGGAGCTTTGGTTTTGGTGGGGTCGTGCCGGAGCCGGGGGGGTTCTGGCTGCTTAGCTTTGGGCTGTTGCGGT